In Mauremys reevesii isolate NIE-2019 linkage group 16, ASM1616193v1, whole genome shotgun sequence, a single window of DNA contains:
- the LOC120384259 gene encoding protein phosphatase 1 regulatory subunit 3E-like: protein MDKATSLHTSVPTPPPRLYLPRNFSCSACLYGSLAEHCKGDCSPEREGAPSPTPVVREAAAGEKPQPSRGREPSVPAVPPSPTLRRRAKSLPTPGERSLRPALQQSPSRRKTVRFADSLGLELISVRHFCEADLPQVPLPLPARAADLFKTRKPPALGELEPVLFGPSPLLEPLFPPQPGASPGFAERVRRHKVKLEWVRAEPAGLRGAVCVLNLAYEKAVSVRYTLNRWVSCAEVAAAYLSPGPADGLTDRFSFHLPAAAAGGTLEFAVRYRVAGTEYWDNNEGLNYRLRGRQRAARAATSPTEEPDGGAWIHFI, encoded by the coding sequence ATGGATAAGGCGACCTCGCTGCACACTTCAGTGCCcacgcctccccctcggctctaCCTGCCTCGGAACTTCAGCTGCAGCGCCTGCCTCTATGGCAGCCTGGCCGAGCACTGCAAGGGGGACTGCAGCCCGGAGCGCGAAGGGGCGCCGTCTCCCACGCCGGTGGTCCGAGAAGCGGCCGCCGGGGAGAAGCCGCAGCCTTCCCGCGGCCGGGAGCCCTCGGTGCCTgctgtgccccccagccccacgctgcGCCGGCGAGCCAAGTCGCTGCCCACGCCCGGCGAGCGCAGCCTGCGGCCGGCCCTGCAGCAGAGCCCGTCCCGCAGGAAGACCGTGCGCTTCGCCGACTCGCTGGGCCTGGAGCTCATCTCCGTGCGCCACTTCTGCGAGGCCGACCTGCCCCAGGTGCCGCTGCCGCTCCCGGCCCGCGCCGCCGACCTGTTCAAGACCAGGAAGCCGCCGGCGCTGGGCGAGCTGGAGCCGGTGCTGTTCGGCCCGTCGCCGCTGCTGGAGCCTCTCTTCCCGCCGCAGCCCGGCGCCAGCCCCGGCTTCGCGGAGAGGGTGCGGCGGCACAAGGTGAAGCTGGAGTGGGTGCGGGCCGAGCCCGCCGGCCTGCGCGGCGCCGTGTGCGTCCTCAACCTGGCCTACGAGAAGGCGGTCTCGGTGCGCTACACCCTCAACCGCTGGGTCAGCTGCGCCGAGGTGGCGGCCGCCTACCTGTCGCCGGGCCCCGCCGACGGCCTGACCGACCGCTTCTCCTTCCACCTGCCGGCGGCGGCCGCGGGGGGCACGCTGGAGTTCGCCGTGCGCTACCGGGTGGCCGGCACCGAGTACTGGGACAACAACGAGGGGCTCAACTACCGGCTGCGGGGCCGCCAGCGCGCAGCTCGGGCCGCCACCTCCCCCACCGAGGAGCCCGATGGCGGCGCCTGGATCCACTTCATCTGA